The region GTTTTCCCCAGGAGGAAAGGGAAAGACGAGAGTGAAAAGGTGAAGCTCGTGAGCATGGTGCTCTGCATCCACAATGAAGCATCCCGATTGGGCGCGCGATTGGACAACCTCCTGTCGCTGGAGTGTCCGGTGGATCGAGAAATTTGGGTGGTGTGTGATGGATGTGAGGATGACAGCGAGGCTTTGGCGCGAGCTTATGGCGGTGAGGTGGTGAAAGTGATTTCGTGGCCGTCAAAACGCGGCAAGGCGGCGGGTCTGAATGCGGCACTGGAGCAGGTTCAAGGCGATGTGGTCGTTTTTTGTGATGTGCGACAGACATTTGAGTCGGATGTCGTGGTGAAGTTTTTGGAGTCTTTGGAAGATGAGGAAGTTGGCGCGGTGAGCGGGTCGTTGGAGATTGCGGCTTCTTTAGCTGGCGGAGGCAAGGGGATGGACGTCTATTGGAAACTGGAGAAGAAGCTGCGTGAATGGGAAGGCATTTTTGATGCTTCGGTTGGCTGCACCGGGGCGATTTATGCGATCAAACGGCACCTGTATGCACCGATTCCTGAGGATACCTTGCTGGATGATGTGGTGATCCCGATGAGCATTGCCGCGAAGGGGAAACGGGTGCTGTTTTTGCGCGATGCGCGAGCCTTTGATCCTCAGACGCTGGCGATTGATCATGAAAAGCGTCGCAAGCTGAGGACCTTGGTGGGGAACTACCAGATGATGTTTCGGTATCCAAACTGGATCGTGCCCTGGCGTTGCCGGATCTGGTGGCAGGTGATCTCGCACAAGTATCTGCGTCTGGCGGTTCCCTGGATACTGATCGCCATTGCGGTGCTGACGATATTCGGGATTGGGTCGCCCCTGGTGAAGCTGTTTGCAGCTGGTCAGGGTATTTTGTATTTGCTTGGGTTCCTCGGCTGGAGGTTTCCCAATCTCAAGCACAAGGTTTTTACCATTCCATCGGCGTTTCTGGTGTTGCAGTGGAGTTGCCTGTCAGCGTTGATCACTTATCTGAGATTTCGGAATGATTTCCAGAGGGTGTGGCAAAAATCGCGATAAGCGTGGGTTCACTGCCGACGTTTGGCGCGTTGCAGGGCTTCCAGGCAGTGGGTTTCGAACAACTTGGTGGCGGCTTCCCAAGTGTATTCCCGGGTGATGCGAGCCAGGGCGTTGCTGGCAATTGTCTTGGCCATGGATGGGTTGTTGAGCAAACGCACCACTTGATGAACCGTCTCGTCGGCGGTGTCGGCAAATAAGATTTCTTTGTCGGCCACAAGAGGCAAGCCTTCGGCTCCGATGCTGGTGGAGATGACGGGGACTTCGGCGGCCATCGCTTCGTAAATCTTGATGCGCGTCCCGCCTCCCACGCGGAGGGGCACTACCATGGCATGGGCATTTCTCAGCAATGGGCGAACGTCGGGCACGGTGCCGGTGACTTCGATGCCAGGGATTTCAGCAAGTTTCTGCACGGGTGGAAGCGGGGCACGACCGATGATTTGGAAGCGCGCGTCGGGGATCGCCTCACGAATTTTCGGCCAGGCGTGGGCGGCAAACTGGACGACGGCATCGACGTTGGCATGCCAGTCCATGGAACCAAGGAAGACGATGGTGGGGATGTCGCTGATCTGTCGGGGAACGGCTTGGAAGTAGGCGGCGTCCACTCCGGTGGGCACGTCGCCGAG is a window of Phragmitibacter flavus DNA encoding:
- a CDS encoding glycosyltransferase family 2 protein; amino-acid sequence: MEYSLAIATLLVGLVYIHVGYPAIMALLARVFPRRKGKDESEKVKLVSMVLCIHNEASRLGARLDNLLSLECPVDREIWVVCDGCEDDSEALARAYGGEVVKVISWPSKRGKAAGLNAALEQVQGDVVVFCDVRQTFESDVVVKFLESLEDEEVGAVSGSLEIAASLAGGGKGMDVYWKLEKKLREWEGIFDASVGCTGAIYAIKRHLYAPIPEDTLLDDVVIPMSIAAKGKRVLFLRDARAFDPQTLAIDHEKRRKLRTLVGNYQMMFRYPNWIVPWRCRIWWQVISHKYLRLAVPWILIAIAVLTIFGIGSPLVKLFAAGQGILYLLGFLGWRFPNLKHKVFTIPSAFLVLQWSCLSALITYLRFRNDFQRVWQKSR